The Drosophila sechellia strain sech25 chromosome 2R, ASM438219v1, whole genome shotgun sequence nucleotide sequence ATAAGGGTGCCTGTGCCATTCGATTTGTGCTTCATGGCACTTCCATGTGCTTCGTGTGTGCCCACTTTGCAGCCGGGCAGTCACAGGTGACTGAAAGGAACGCTGACTACGCGGAGATCACCCGGAAGCTGGCCTTCCCGATGGGCAGGACGCTAAAATCACACGACTGGGTATTTTGGTGCGGCGACTTCAACTATCGCATCGACATGGAGAAGGACGAATTAAAGGAGTGCGTATGTAATGGAGATCTCTCAACCGTCCTCGAGTTCGATCAATTGCGCAAGGAGCAGGAGGCGGGCAATGTGTTTGGCGAATTTCTCGAGGGAGAGATCACTTTCGACCCGACGTACAAGTATGATTTGTTCAGCGACGACTACGACACCTCGGAGAAACAGCGAGCGCCCGCCTGGACAGATCGCGTTCTCTGGCGTCGGAGGAAGGCGCTGGCCGAGGGCGACTTTGCTGCCTCAGCCTGGAATCCCGGTAAACTGATTCACTACGGACGCTCGGAACTAAAGCAGAGTGATCATAGACCCGTGATTGCTATTATTGATGCTGAGATAATGGAGATCGATCAGCAGCGGAGACGTGCTGTGTTCGAGCAGGTTATCCGAGATCTGGGTCCGCCGGACTCCACGATTGTGGTACATGTCTTGGAGTCTTCCACGACTGGAGATGAGGATGGACCAACCATCTACGACGAGAATGTGATGTCAGCCCTGATTACCGAGCTGTCCAAGATGGGAGAGGTCACTTTGGTGCGCTATGTGGAGGACACCATGTGGGTCACATTTCGGGATGGAGAATCGGCTTTAAATGCGTCTTCTAAAAAAAGTATTCAAGTATGCGGATTGGATCTTATCCTGGAGCTGAAGTCAAAGGACTGGCAGCATCTGGTGGACAGCGAGATAGAGCTATGCACCACGAACACCATACCGCTGTGCGCTAATCCTGTAGAGCATGCACAACTCCTGCAGGCCATTACGCCGGAGTTGCCCCAGCGGCCAAAGCAGCCGCCCACACGTCCTCCAGCCCGCCCCCCTATGCCTATGTCGCCAAAGAACTCACCACGCCACCTGCCCCACGTCGGGGTCATCAGCATTGTACCCAAGCCGGCTAAGCCACCGATGCCACCGCAACCGCAATCTCAACCTCTTATTCCGTCGCCGCTTCAGCCACAGGCGGCGCCGCCTCGTCCGCCGGCAATGGACACCACGCCATCCTCCAAATCGCAATCGCCAACGGAACTTGTGTCCGCTAGTTCTTCGACGTCCTCCTCGGGAAAGACTTCGCCCACGGCTCCAGCTGTGCTCTCCGGTCCGCCGACACCGCCGCGCCAAATGCAGAGCAAGCAGGCCACACCCGTCTCGACGCCTACGCGCCAAGTCGGTTCGCCCAAGGATCAGATTCCACCTGATACCGCCTACGAAACCGCCAGTAATATTTACGAGGAGATCCAGGAGGATGTGCCTGCGCCACGCCATCCGCCGCCGTCTGTACCGCCGCCAGTGATAGGAGCACCGATGGGcccgccgccaccgctgccgaaTCGCAGGGGCCCACCACCCATACCAAATAGGAGCGGCAATGCTCCACCGCTGCCCACGCGACCCGCCAACAACTGAGCTGCAGGCTACGCACACGGAGTTGGTTAAGAATCCAAAAAATATCAAGCCTCATCCGCAACTTAACTTATAATGGCTATATTTACAGCTCGCTGTCTTGCACTCCGATTGCATTCCGAATCGCTGTATTTAATGTTATATATACTCGAATATATTGGGCCACCCTGGAGGAGAACTCCTGGCAATATCCGCACTTCGCATGGAATCTATGTTACtagtgtttgtttgtttcgaTGGTTTCTAGCCGAAATCAAACTGAATTTAAAGTAAACTAATAAGTTCTATATAGCTAAAGCCCAAACGACCCCACACCGATactatctttttttttacttgcTGGCCAGACGTACTCAACCCAATTGCACTGGATTTGCCGAGGACGAAGATTGGAAACAATGAAGTATATGGGCGACAAAGTATTGCACTATTCTGCATAAATGTAATGTTTAAATGAATTATAGCCGTACTAGTcaaataatgaaataaaattattaaaacactGAAGCAGCAATCCAAATTACAGCAATGTAAAAGATTCCAATTCGAGCGACGTACCCAAACGCATGTATCCATTGTTATTGAACTACTATTGAGATAAATTACATATTATTCCACATTGTTAAACTATCGTTGCATTCCGTCAATTTGAGGCTACATCCGGATTTCTGTTTCAGTtgactacatatatatatcaatgTAATTGAGAAATTCCAATTGCTCTGTTCAAAAGTTGAAGTTACGCCTAAGATTAACCAAGTAGcatacaacaaaataaaagagtTGGACCGCCGTAGTCGATGCTCCACATGAATATtcgaaaaaagcgaaaaattaataaaactatACAAAAGTCAAAGAAAAATGTAAAAGTACCTGAGAGTTTTCgtaattaattgatttatttattcaatacCAGCTTATCAAGCCAACTCAATTCAAACAGAAACTTAACACCGGAAGCTGAACAAGTCAGTAGTATTGGGCAGCTGGAACAACTAAAACCACTTGGGCAGAGCGTCATGGGGCAGGTTCTTATGATTGGGCAGCGCCGTGCAGGGACGCTGTTGGCGCCAGAACTCCTGCCGTTTGTTGAGAAACTCCACCGCCTCGCGGGCGTAGGCAGAGATGCTCTCCGTGTGTGTGTCCGCGCGGACCAAATCCGGATGGAGTAGCAACTTCTCCAGGTACTCCTTGTCCACGCACAGTTCGCCGAGCAGCTTGCGGGCGTTGCGTCGTTCCAGATCCGCTCGACTGGGTTTCTGGCGCGTCCTGGCACTGGTTGCCGTTGCTCCCGCCGCCTGGGATTTTGGTGTATCCTCGCCGGACTTCCGTGACTTTCCGCTCTTGGGAACAGGTGCTGTTGGTCCTGATGGACCCGGCTTGCTGCCGATGGTGTTCTCGATGGCCTCCTGCGTTTTCTGCACGCCCAGGCGAAACAAAGCCAGTTCCGGGCGAGCCCTCAGCCCGCGATGGAAGAACATCAGGCTCTGCTCGAACTGCCCGAGGTAGTACAGCGACTCAGCCTTCTGGTAGATGGCTCGAATGTTGTTCTTGTCCTCCCCCAGAGCCGTCTCCGCATCCTGCAGCGCCTTGGAAGCCTCGCCCAGCAACAAGTAGCACTTGCTACGCGAAATCAAAGCGTTGATATCGGTGCTATTCAGCTCGAGAGCCTGAAATATTAGGGTTTTGTTAGCTAGTTCTCAAAATATTATGGCAGATCCTAGAAAACTAAGCGAGAAGGACAGCGTGACAGATTCTATTAAAAAGAGAAAACCTGCTTAACTAGATGACCCTGAAATCTAAGGAGCACCTTGCAAAAAAAGTGTATGGCGTTCTCGGGATTGGCATTCTTGATCTCCTTGAGCCCCAGTGCGATCACCGAACTGATGTCCGCCTCGTCCGGGATGAGCAGTGCCTCGTTGCGGTCCTGCTTCTGCTTGATCTGGAGACTCTGCTTGATGTCAAATGCTCCAGCGCTGACCGCTGCCGCCCGATCCTTGTCCGTGTAGAAGTCGACGAAGTTCTCCTTgggcttcttcttcttggcgATCTGCTCCTCGATCTTTTTGCGTGCGGCCCTGAGTTCGGCCTCAATGCGATTGCCACGCTTGCCGCCCGCAGCGTCGCCTCCTGCTccacctccagctcctccgTCATCCCCCTGCTTTCCATCCCGTCCAGCACCGCGTCCGCCCCGATCCGTGGACTCACGCCTCTCCCAGATGGGAGGCTTGTGGGAGCGACCCTTGGACCGCCGATTGGTCTCGTCCTGCGACTCCTCCTCCGCTGCTGCTCCGGTTCGTATGAAGCTTTGCAGCAATTCCTGCTCCTTGTCCACAGCAAGGATAGTGTTCAGCACGTTCGACATATCCTTACAATACCCTTGGTAATCGCTGGGAAGAATCTTCAACGTCCGACGATGGGAGaaatgttcgaaaacctaaCTTCTGACCAAATCACTCGCCGATTGATTGGCGCTATAATGGGCTGTTGCCAGGAAACTGGCGCCTCCAAATGGGTTAGCAATCGATAACAAAACAACCACTCGTGCTGTTCCAGGTGCTACATATCAGGTGTCAGGCACCAGGTGTCGTGTCGTTTGGCGGTGTGAATGCCAAGTACAATGCCCTCCATGTGGGTCACGACCTTGGGGACGGCCTATTAGAAGGTGCCAATGCGTATCCAATCCGATCTATCTTCTTTTCTCGGTGGTCCTCGAGATGATCATATtttaaacagatttttaaGTTAATGCTTAAGGAACCGAGTTTGGATTTTGTTAACCATGACTGGCCTtcggggcgtatgagtaactTTTTTAATATGGTTTGAGGGCGACTActaatttctttaaaattacCCATACTAAATTAGTTCCTTTATAACACTAACACTATCAACGGTATCTTTCGTCAATACGTTTGGTTTTTGGTAAGTAAATTAGGATACGTGTCttaaaaaaatctaaacaaatttaaaataaaacctTATTGCAAACTAAGACTTATCATTAAACACTTGAATAATCTTCGCTATAAAAAAGAGCTATTCTTTGCGTTACATGGCGTTGCTCTACAGGTGCGTGTTCAATGAAGTTGATAATGTCAAACTGTGCTTCTTTGTTGTGAACTAGAACCTGTGCGAAGCTTTCAGGAGCTTTTAGCGGATATCCTTTCCCGCTAAGTGATTATACTTCTTCAGGGACAAAGCTTTAactgtttaaaagtgaaaaggaaacacataaaatatttattttttgaatgCGATAAAAACCGTTTCAAATATCTTCAACTTTGTCTATTTTAAAGGATTCATATTGTCTAATGTTTATGAAACTTTATTAATAGTACATTTTCAAGATGTTTCCTAATTGCAACTGATTATTTGATGTAAATATTTCTTCATAGAATTCAAATTGTGTTGTTTTCTTATAATCTGCCTAGCCTTAACTTCATAACTTTATTATAACTTCAATAGTGTTCCAGAATATGATACTATTAAGTTTCCCAACACACCTGATTGTAGCCAAACAGAGCCTTCTCGTAGGCCCGAACCTTCATGTGGTTATTGGATTGATCGCATAGCAGCTTAATATTGGTCTCGATCTCCTCGAGAGTATCCACCTTCGGTTTCTTGCGCGGCATTTTAAATTTGGTATTATTAAATAGTTATAGGGGGCTATTGAGATAGTGTATTGCAGTAGTTTCACATTTTTCACCCTTCAAGTCTGTGACTTCTTCACTCCGTAGTCAAAAATTTACGTCTGAACGCGACGGTTGTCGTTGAGCAACTGAATTATGTGCCTTCACTTTGCATTTGACCCAACTTGGCTCGCTTCTAGACCCCAACCCATGGAAAGGCACCCCATCACAAGCTGCAACTCAGGGGTTCCGGCTTTTCTTTACTTTGTATACGAGTTTACATGCGCTGACAAGCGGCAATAAACTTCAATAAAGTTTCATTAATATCTCAACAAACCCTTCTGAGCCTTCTGAAAAGCCACAATATCCTTTGGATACCtcaaaatataagtttttcTTATGAAAGATCTACTAGCATATTCATTGTGTCATCAGCTGTGACTTTAATCACAGAAAATTATTCGTTTATGGTGATTAGATCACATAATTTGCAGTATCAATGATACATGTTACATGAACTCCATTTCActttaacaataataaaactcttataaaatataaaacaaacaattcttttttacataatccCTTTTTTCTGTGTAGACTGTGGGTCGCTGAAAAGGCGGATTCACCGCATTTACACGCAGTTAATTGAAGTCATCAAAATTAAAACACAACTCCGGACGGAGAGTCACGCACCCGAGCCCGGCTGATAAGAGAAGGCCAACGGAGAAGGAGCcagacaatcgatttgcagcAGGTGAAACCCATTtggcagcaccaccaccgAAAGGGGCTTCACCCATTTGGGTGGTGCGGTAGTGAGGGGAAGTACATTCGCCAGTTAAGGACATTTATTTCGACAAATTTATGAACCCCAACAAATTGCTATTAATTTTCCGGTATTGTTTTTagagtaaataaataagcttGATGTTTGAGCAGGTCGTAAAGGTGGAGCACGTGAGGGAAAGTGGGTTAGGGCTGGTGGATGTATGGATTCGTGGCTAGGTGTGGGTGGTTCCAGGCGGTTGGCGGTTGGCCTGGTCTTGCGTGCGCCAGCCTCATTCCGACAGCGACTGGCAACCTTCGCGGTGGCGTGAcgaaacaattttatttgtcCTGCCCTCGTAACGGTGGCCTGGACTCTGCAAGTGGAGGTGGATCTGGAGGCGGATCTGGAGGTGGGGCTCCATTTGTGGCCTGCTCCCCTCCGCCTGATACCTTGCAGATGTGCTGTCGGAAATTATGATATTTGCATTGGCTCAAGTTGCTCCCCTCGGCGGAGGCAAGACCTTAATGCCGATTCGCGTTTACGACAACTCCAATTGAACAGACACGACCTCCGATTGTAATGGCTTCGATTCCTAGATTGGAGCAGCCCGCATGCAAGGCACCAGCCAACCTACCTGTTGAATGCGAAATGGATTGGGGCAACTTGGCTATCTTAGTTCAAAATGGGATCCAGTTTTGAGGGTCCATTAAATTTTAGGCCTTCGAAAGACGAAAtcattcaaaaaaaaaacattattttaaatactttaaaagGACGTAGTGTACTATGTTCAGAGTATTCCGGGATAAAACCGGGCGCTTCCCTCCACTCCTCTAAATATAAGATTATTGGCTCTATTCCCGTACTTGTTCTGTTTTATCCGGTCAACCACGTATATATCTATGGAGGCAAATAGAGTTACGTAGCATTCGACTATATGTATAGTTCCGAGACTTTTTATTGTGCAAGTACTGTGGTGACCCGCGGGTCAGTTAGTTTACTTAGCTCTAGCATAGGTACATGTACATGGgctataaataatttaaagtaTTTGCGGACTCCTGGACTGCCTTCTATTGCCCCCCAGTTCGCTGCACGTTGTCGAAGGGCACGAGAATGCCGGGTGGTCCACCAAAACGGCTCTCCGTCCTCCGGTTGCCACCGGATGACTGTTCCCTGTGCTCTGTTCGCTGGTTAATGGGCTGGAAGGGACGTGGCGCCGCCTGCGATTGAGGCGAAAGAACTCCCGTTGGCGCCCCGAATCCGCCGTTGTAGCGACCCGGATTCACGGTGGGTCGCGCCTTGTTCGCCTTCAAAACACTGCTGAACTCGTGTTGGTTGCCCGCCACATAGATGTCGGAGCCGGGCCTCGGATTGGAATTGGAGCCCGAAGGATTGGTCGACTGTGGGCGTAGTAGGCCCGGCGGTGCACCAAATCCTCCCGTGTACTTCCCGGTGTTGCTAGCTGGAGGTGCAACAGTCTCCGCTGTTAAACCAAACATATGTTTAGTAATATTTCATTTACCTGAGGCAAGTAGATCGTTGTGTGTGCCTGTATATGTACTCACTTTTTCGCTGATTGTTGGTGACCGGCGTGCTAATGACCTTGCCCTCGTCGCTCTTGCTGTACTCCACCTTGCTGGGTGGGAAGGGTTCAACGCTCTgggagctggagctgctggCCGATGGCTCAAAGCGGGCTGCAAAAGGCGTGACAGAGTTGGAAGTGGGATGGGTCAGTTGTCCAGGATTGGGGCCGAAGTGGGAGTCGGAACCAGAAGCGGCCTCCGAGCGGTCAGCGGGCGGAACGAGTACCAGCTGCGGTTCCTCACTGCTACTGCTACTGATGCTGCTGCCTGGAAGCGGAAGCGTGACTTTGGATGGAAAAGCGGAGGAGACGGGCGGGACGGTAGGGGGACGAGTCGGATTGGTGGGGTTACGGGTGCTGCTGGCTGACGCTGTTCCAAAGTTGTCCGGGTCAAAGGGCACGCCCGGGCCGACATCCGGATAGTCGAAGTCACGCAGCCAGGCGGGAATGGTGGCCGAATCGAATGGGTTGCCAGCATCCAACGGGATTGGAGTGGTGTTGACGAAAGTGGTAGTGCTGCTACTGCCACTGCTGCTCGAATCCTCCGGCGTGTTATCTGCGTGGTGGGTGGTGATTGTGGTCAGTTTCACTGGCGGTGGTTCTGGGTGCTCTTGGGTGCTGTGAGTGGGTGGTATGGGTGCTTTGGTAGTTCGCTGCGTGCTCGGACGACGAGTGGTTGTGGTTGTCGTTGTTCGtggcgttgttgttgtggttgtagTTGTCGTTGTTGGTGCCggcgtggtggtggtggttgtcGTGGTTGTTGTGCTTGTGGTGGTTGGCCTgtcagtgggtggtggtgtcAGCTGAATATTTCCCAGATCTACGAAGGGCTCAAATGGTGGCTCCAAATCGTTGGCCAGCGTGTGGTTATACTGATCATTATCGGTGGGCACTTCGAAGGTGACGGCCACATCCAGATCCGGATCGGTGACCTCCTGCAGCCACGTGGGCAGGGTATAGGCATAGGCCTCCTCGTTCTCCAAGCGAAAAAAGGTGGATGGATCCTCGGTCGTGCCAATAGTGCTGGCTACCGGGTTGGCAGTGCGCGTTTCGGGTTTCGCTGTAGTGGTGGTAGTTGTTGTGGTCCTCCTAGTGGTTGTGGTGGTCCTAGGTGTGGTTGTAGTGGTCCTAGGTGTAGTTGTTGTGGTCCTAGCTGTGGTTGTTGTGGCCTTAGTGGTTGTGGTGCTGATGCGCGATCTTAGGGTAGTACTACTGCTCCTGGTGGTGCTGTAGTGAGCTGTGCCTCTCTGGCGATTTGGGAATCGACCCGGATTGCTGGGTGTGGTTGTGCCTACATGGGCATTGGTGCCATGATCGGCCGGTCCATCGTTGTGGAGGTTGTCCTGCGACTGTGCCTGTAGTTGCTCAGTTGGTGCCACTGGGCTTAAAGCATTGCCACTGCTCAGACTGATGCGAATGTTGTGGCTAATTGGATCCACAATACCCTGGACCTTCTTAGcaggctgctgctgcgcctcAGTAATGATAGTTGGCTCCTGAGCCTGATCTTTATTATCCTGGTTTCGATGCGGTGGCAACAGATCCCAGGCAATCACACTGAGCGGAGCTCCATCGGCAGCTGGTTTCCACTCCACAGGACCGCCAATGTTTGCATCCTCGCGCTGCAGCTCCCGGATATAATCGGGCAGAGATTCCACCTCCTTTTCCTCCTGTGGGAGCGGCACCAGATGCGCCTGCTCCACCTCCACATCCGCGGTGGTCGTCGTGTCGGGTGATGGTGGATCATGGAGGGGCGGTGTTAGTGATGTGGCTGGAAGTGGTGCTGGTGCAGATGCTGATGCTGTGCCAGTGAATGAGTTCGGATTCGGTTTCTGATCGGTGCTGGGTTCCAGGCCCACAGCGATGGCATCTGATTGGAGAGGATTCGGAATTGAGTATTTCGAGCAATTCGCGTTGGTTGGGACTGTGGCTGTGGCTAGGGAACTGACAATAGGACTGTGcttgggactgggactgggacaaAGACTGGGAAGTGGACTTGGACTCGAGTGGGTACCGATCTGGGTGATTGGAGAGTCCAGGGCGGCAAAGGGATTCAGTTTGATCAGTGAGAAGGGGGGTGGGGCGTGGCGGTTACTGGGTGGTGCAATGGGGAACTGGACGCCCAGCGATTCACGCTTGGCCAGTTTGTTAGTGGTGCTAATGGGTGCGGCTAGTGCGGTGCGGGTGCTAGTGCTATTTATACTATTTCTACGACTACTGGTTGTGTGCGGTGCTGTCGAGGCATTGTTTTcggttttagttttagttttagtttcgtGTAACGTCCTGGTcctcatttccgtttccgttctGCTGGTGGCTCCGCTGGCAGCCGCTGCTCGCGTGGAGGTCAACTCACCAATGTGTGGCGGCAAAAGATCATCGGCCGGCCGCCGGATCTCCGTTATTCCCGAGGCGTACGTGGGTATCTCAAACTGAACGCCCTGGGCGCTGACCACCTTGCGCCCGTCGGGCGTGTCGATGGGTCTCAGCGCGTCGATGGGGTTGCCGTAGCTGTCGATGGCCTTCGGCCCGGCACCACCCCCCTGGCCTGAGCTGAAGGTTACGTCCGACTGCAACAGCGGAGGCTGCAGATTGAGGGCGAAGGGCGACTCGCGCACATCTGTTGGAGGGGGAGCAGAATGTGGTGGGTCTCGTTGTGGCTGCGGCTGCTTCTTTGGAGCGTTGGATAAGCGTGGAAGTGGCAAGTGGAGATAGCAAGTGGAAGTAGCAAGTGGGAATATGACAGAGTGGCACAGTGAGAGATTGAATGAAGACGATAAATGGCACGTCGGAAATAGTACTTTTCAAACTTTAAACTTGTGTTTATCTAATGACATTGGATAAAAAAAGGAATGCACTCAATGTATGAAATCTAGAAgtaaaatttttgatttatttccgaaaaagaatatatttaatttcaaaataaatatagcaattaataaaaatgtatctaGCCAAAGGGCTCTCTTCAAGTTAAAGTCGAACTCGCATTCCCATTGGGTGCATGCTGAATGGTGGGTGAGGAGCATTTTCGGTGGCTATGCTGGTGGTTGGGTGACAGATGAGGCAGCTGTGGGCGGCTCTTGGGCAATTTAGCTGCCGCGGCGGCTGATTGATTGACATTGACTGAGATGGGCTATACATTTGCTGGATGCTGCTGCGGTTGTTGTGATGTGTGGCTGGTGTGCGGTGGTTACTGTTAGTTACACAAAGGTCCGCCACCagataaaattcaattttaaaagTTACCCAGGCAGGTTAGTCAATGTACGTGTGTGCGTGATTGTGTGGGTGTGACAGGTGTGCAACCAtcaagttcgttgcctaagtctttcgtttcAGCTGGTCACTGGAATCAAGCAAAAGGGCTTTATGGCATACTATGCGTTTCGTGTCGTCCGAACATGGAAAACTAGTAGATAATTCAACCTTTAAGCGACAATTCGCCTATTAAATATCTTTTATAACAAATCGTTGCTTGAATCCCATTGTTTACACTTTATGACAAGTCTACTTCGTGAAAAAGATAAGTAAATAATTAACACACAGTCACTAACTCTTTCTAAGCAATTCCACGGCAAGGGGTCAATCCGAAACGTAGCCCAACACTCTTGAAACGCACTGTGCGATTTATGGGTTTTATCAAATGAACACTCATTGTTTTGTCGCTGGGAGTCTGGGAATCGGGGAATCCATGTGACAGCTGGCTttgacagcaacaacaaccgaaTTAATGGCTAATGATTGCACTGACAAcgattttgttattttcgcTGTGGGTATTGTGCGGCGCTCGTGCCATGCTcgtataattaataataatttccttggATATCTGAAAGATTCTCAGCCAGCTTCTGATTTCTGATATGCGCCTCGATTCTTGTTTGCAGGGGAATAACTGAATAAATTGTGTCTATACTGTATATGTAGAATATTTTAATTAGGATGGCGTTGGGGAATTCTGGAAATGCTGTTTCTGCTCTGCGGTCAACTTGAATGTGACTAAGCCAGATCGCGGTGGGCGTTGCTTCGAATTTGCCAGCCAAGTCAGTTCCGGCTGCTAAGCACATGTGCATATCTCAATTCTATGGCCACGAGCAATTGggattcatttgcattttaggACGGACGGGCTTGGCCGTCTATCAGGAAGCCCTGAACTTTCGCCTGCATCTCGGCCCCTCATTAACTTGAATGCTCGGAGATAGTGAAGATGATTTGCGTCACGGCTGGCGGCCGAAAGTGTTATTTCTCGTATCTCGCGGATTATGCCGAAATAATCGAAATTCCCCGCACTTCCGCCGCAAACGCTGCTCAAGTTCAGGCCAATTAATTTTGCTTGTCTCCAGCGAAATCTTCATTCGCATCGACATCTCCATCACCATCGCCATCTCCCTGACTGTTTATgtttattgaatttaatttttaattgattgaCGGCTTCACGACATCTGCACCCACCTAGAGACAATGGGTATTTCTgttgaaaacattttgcacTTGCCAATTTTACAGTTTGTTTACCATCTTCTTGATTTTGACATGTTTCTGTGCCTGGCCAACCTTCGCCGGAATCAGCGAACAAAAATTGTAATGGATTTTTATTAATCTTCGTTTATATCATCTCGCAGGCCTTGGAGATATCGACATATTGGGCTGTCATCCCACACAGAAACGGCTAACGAAATGTGTCAAATGCCGTGCCAAATCTTCGAAACACAATCCCAACTTGTAAATTATACTTCGATGAGAAACGAAATGTGTTTATTGCACTTGAAATCGCCAGATGAAATATGATTTCATTGTGATTGGCTCAAAAATGTCAAGGGGCAAGTTGACTAAAACGGAAACCGAACTCTCccataaatgaataaatatttgcggctTAGAATGGCCCCAGAATCAATTCTATATAGATTGGAATGTGTCGGCTGTCTTTGATAAATTGGCAATAGTTCGGGTATGTCGAAATCAAACTGCCGCAACTCATGTGTCTACATATCTTCATCTATATCCATAACTGGTTGATATCCTATTGTGTTTTAATTACGATAATCTGCGACTGAATCATAAATCAAGGCACGCGAAAGTGAGGCACGATTACCCGTTTCAGATCCGTGCGAATTCGCTAATTATCACGTACGGGTCCATTCATTATGATGGGTTCATTGATTGCCGAATATGAAAACCGCGACCGAAATATAACAATTTCGTGCCAAAGAAAACCATTAGGCTCCAATGATATTTCCATCATGGGTGCTTTGAATGAGCTCTAAGTTTATGGATTGGTTTTAGTTGTTAGTAGCCAATTAACTTGGCTAGTTGGTCAATGGGTTTTGCCCAAGTCTTTAAACCGTTTTCTAGTACATTCATTCTCGAAATCCTCAGTTTCTTGTCACAGCTTCTTGTTTGTGGCCCCATGACCCACAAAGAGCGCCACAACATTAGTCTCTAGTTGGTGTAAACAACTTAGTTAACAGATCGTCTTGACAAAAGCGTCGCTAAATTTATGAACTACATGGACTACCCCCCAAGGGAGTCCATTCCAGAGGTCGTTTAACCCCTCCGTTAACCCCCCAagcgccaagaggaagacggATCGACAACAACTTCGCCGAAGCCTTGCCAGTCACGTTATCTTCAGCTTACGTAACCCCACATGCTGGAGCTCTGGGTTTTAGTTTCGTCTCGAGATTGGGTTGGAgttttggctttggttttgggtTTTCTTGGGGGCCTCTTCACATCGGCTCTTCTCGAATTTCGTTTTTCTTacggctttgcctttgggaacctcgctgtttgtttttgcagCGGCTACCTGATTTCGCTTTCAGTCCAAAAAACTTAATGATCGGCGCCCAGTTCTTCAGTTTGTTtgtcaaacaaaaacagctTAAGGCTGCATTTATAAAGGCTCTTCAACGGCGAAGGCTAATTGCATGCATAAGTCTTCGGGACAAGTCAAGAGAATGCACTTCTCTGAAAAAATGAGTATTTTAAAATCCCTTAGGTGTGTACATCCATAAACAAAGTGGTCAATATACCCTCTTTACATCCTGAATACAAATTAGCCGCtatttcaattgatttcaaACCCAGTGAGTTTTCTATTGGCGCAACTGTCATTAGTTGTTAGCTTGGGGATAGCACTGGTCTCA carries:
- the LOC6615478 gene encoding uncharacterized protein PB18E9.04c isoform X3, which encodes MQFDPKPRCGGSVVSFTVMLLLIIGADFAAGRPDAIAVGLEPSTDQKPNPNSFTGTASASAPAPLPATSLTPPLHDPPSPDTTTTADVEVEQAHLVPLPQEEKEVESLPDYIRELQREDANIGGPVEWKPAADGAPLSVIAWDLLPPHRNQDNKDQAQEPTIITEAQQQPAKKVQGIVDPISHNIRISLSSGNALSPVAPTEQLQAQSQDNLHNDGPADHGTNAHVGTTTPSNPGRFPNRQRGTAHYSTTRSSSTTLRSRISTTTTKATTTTARTTTTTPRTTTTTPRTTTTTRRTTTTTTTTAKPETRTANPVASTIGTTEDPSTFFRLENEEAYAYTLPTWLQEVTDPDLDVAVTFEVPTDNDQYNHTLANDLEPPFEPFVDLGNIQLTPPPTDRPTTTSTTTTTTTTTTPAPTTTTTTTTTTPRTTTTTTTRRPSTQRTTKAPIPPTHSTQEHPEPPPVKLTTITTHHADNTPEDSSSSGSSSTTTFVNTTPIPLDAGNPFDSATIPAWLRDFDYPDVGPGVPFDPDNFGTASASSTRNPTNPTRPPTVPPVSSAFPSKVTLPLPGSSISSSSSEEPQLVLVPPADRSEAASGSDSHFGPNPGQLTHPTSNSVTPFAARFEPSASSSSSQSVEPFPPSKVEYSKSDEGKVISTPVTNNQRKTETVAPPASNTGKYTGGFGAPPGLLRPQSTNPSGSNSNPRPGSDIYVAGNQHEFSSVLKANKARPTVNPGRYNGGFGAPTGVLSPQSQAAPRPFQPINQRTEHREQSSGGNRRTESRFGGPPGILVPFDNVQRTGGQ
- the LOC6615478 gene encoding mucin-5AC isoform X1 is translated as MQFDPKPRCGGSVVSFTVMLLLIIGADFAAGRPDVRESPFALNLQPPLLQSDVTFSSGQGGGAGPKAIDSYGNPIDALRPIDTPDGRKVVSAQGVQFEIPTYASGITEIRRPADDLLPPHIGELTSTRAAAASGATSRTETEMRTRTLHETKTKTKTENNASTAPHTTSSRRNSINSTSTRTALAAPISTTNKLAKRESLGVQFPIAPPSNRHAPPPFSLIKLNPFAALDSPITQIGTHSSPSPLPSLCPSPSPKHSPIVSSLATATVPTNANCSKYSIPNPLQSDAIAVGLEPSTDQKPNPNSFTGTASASAPAPLPATSLTPPLHDPPSPDTTTTADVEVEQAHLVPLPQEEKEVESLPDYIRELQREDANIGGPVEWKPAADGAPLSVIAWDLLPPHRNQDNKDQAQEPTIITEAQQQPAKKVQGIVDPISHNIRISLSSGNALSPVAPTEQLQAQSQDNLHNDGPADHGTNAHVGTTTPSNPGRFPNRQRGTAHYSTTRSSSTTLRSRISTTTTKATTTTARTTTTTPRTTTTTPRTTTTTRRTTTTTTTTAKPETRTANPVASTIGTTEDPSTFFRLENEEAYAYTLPTWLQEVTDPDLDVAVTFEVPTDNDQYNHTLANDLEPPFEPFVDLGNIQLTPPPTDRPTTTSTTTTTTTTTTPAPTTTTTTTTTTPRTTTTTTTRRPSTQRTTKAPIPPTHSTQEHPEPPPVKLTTITTHHADNTPEDSSSSGSSSTTTFVNTTPIPLDAGNPFDSATIPAWLRDFDYPDVGPGVPFDPDNFGTASASSTRNPTNPTRPPTVPPVSSAFPSKVTLPLPGSSISSSSSEEPQLVLVPPADRSEAASGSDSHFGPNPGQLTHPTSNSVTPFAARFEPSASSSSSQSVEPFPPSKVEYSKSDEGKVISTPVTNNQRKTETVAPPASNTGKYTGGFGAPPGLLRPQSTNPSGSNSNPRPGSDIYVAGNQHEFSSVLKANKARPTVNPGRYNGGFGAPTGVLSPQSQAAPRPFQPINQRTEHREQSSGGNRRTESRFGGPPGILVPFDNVQRTGGQ